tcctacgaccatgagatcatgcaacttcctgacaccggaggaatgccttgtgtgtaaaaaacgtcacaacgtaactgagtgatttgtaaagatgctctacagatatctccgagggtgtctattgggttggcatggatcaagactgagatttctcactccgtatgatggagaggtatctctgggcccacacggtaatacgacatcacaaggaggttgcaagcaatgtgatgaaggagttagtcatgggatcttgtattacggaacgagtaaagaggcttgctagtaacaagattgaactaggtatggagataccgacgatcgaatcttaggcaagtaacataccgctgtacaaagggaactgcatacgggatatactgaatccttgacatcgtggttcgaccgataatgatcttcgtggaatatgtgggaacaaATAGGGGCATCCAGGTTTCGCTATTGGTTATGGACTGGAcatgtgtctcggtcatgtccacatgattcttgaacccgtagggtccgcacacttaatccTCGATTAGCGCTAGAGTAGTATTAGGATATGTACATTGGTGACCGAATATTGTTcataatcccggatgagatccctgacgtcatgaggagtttcaaaatggtccgaaggtaaatatatatataaggtaAGTCCTATTTtgcttaccggaaaagtttcgggcattatcggtagtgtaccgaggtGCAGAAAGGGTTCCACGAGTCCACCTACCCCGTGGGCCCACATGGGCTGTAGGGGTGTCGCCCTAGCCACCCTAGGATAGGGGCACCAGTCCCTAAAGGCGAATTGGGCTTGTTGGTAAAAGGCCCAAAGGGACAAGGCACCCCGGAGGTGCCTtggaggagggggactcctcccttccttgtGGAGGGAGGACTCCACTCTAGCCGCCAACCATCCTTGGAGGTGGGGACAAGGGCTGGGACCTAACCCTTCCCTTTGCCTCCTATATATaacagaggagaggggagggctgGACACAACAATTCCCACGCCCTATGGCCTCACGTCTCTCTCGTCCTTCCTCGTTCGCAGTTCCGGAggacttggcaaagccctgctgggaTTGCTTCACCACCATCTCCATCACGCCATcctgctggttgagatcccatctacttctacttcctctcttggtggatcaggaaggaggagacgtcatcgagccgcacgtgtgctgaacgcggagatgccatccgttcggcgctagatcggatcagattgtgattggatcgtgagaagtacgactacatcaaccgtgttacatATGCTTCCGTTtaacgatctataagggtatgtagatgcactccctttCTTGTAGCTATCGACACAAATATACTAACCACCACATTTGTTGTCGCGGTGTGATCTATTTCATGTTTCAAAGTTATAGTCACCCCATACAATGCAATACCATTTATTTCACCAGGACAAACAATCTCATTTAGGTCTTGTCCAGGCTGCCCATAGCCCGAGCCTTCTCACGGAGAATAAACTTTTGTGTCTTCCCCGTCGAACTCTTGGGCAAGTTAGCAAAGACCACTGTCTTTGGTGCCATGTAATGTGGCAACTTTTCTCTACAGAAATTTATAATCTCTATTTCTGTTGCAGTGACATTAGTCTTTAACTTGATGAATGCGCAAGGCGTTTCACCCCAGTGGTCATCTGGCCTTGCCACGACCGCTGCCTCGAGCACTGCCGGGTGGCTAAAGAGCACCGCCTCCACCTCAATTGAGCTGATGTTCTCACCCCCTGATATGATGATGTCCTTGACCCTATCCTTGAGCTGAATGCACCCGTCCGGGTGCCTCACAGCGAGATCTCCTGTGTGCAGCCACCCTTGGACCATTGACTCCTTTGTTGCATTGATGTCCTTGTAGTACCCGCTCATTACAGTGTTGCCTCGAAACATCACCTCTCCGATAGTTTGGCCATCATGTGGCAGGCTCTCCATGGTGGTCGGACTCTTTACATCGATGTCTTGTATACCGACGTGGTGATGAAACCCCTGTCGTGCCTTAAGCCGTGCAATATCCTCCATCGGCAATGTGTCCCACTCCGGCATCCACGTGTTGATGGTGGACGGGCCTGTCTCTGTGAGGCCATACATTTGGTATACTATGAACCCAAGCTCCTCAATCCCATACAAGATGCTGGGCGGCGGTGGGGCGCCACCGGTCATGATATGTACTATCACTGGCAGTGGCTTTCGATCTCCAGCTGCTGCATTGACGATCATGTTGAGAACCGTGGGTGCACCCCCCATGTGTGTCACCTTGTGTTGGGAGATGCTATTAAAGATTACCTTCGCCGTGGAACGCCGGAGGCAGACATTAGTGCCACCCTGCATGGCGATGCCCCATGGTAGGTTCCAGCCGTTGGCATGGAACATCGGCACAGTCCACAGGTAAGTCGGCATAGCGGTGATGTTGTACGTGAGAACGGTTGCAATAGTGTTGAGGTACGCGCCCCGGTGGCTGTGGATCACGCCCTTGGGCCTTGCAGTCGTGCCCGACGTGTAACTCAATGCAATGGGGTCCAACTCATTCCGTGGCCAACGGATGTCGAACTTTGAAGGTGCTTCTCTCATGAGACTCTCATAGTCCGTGTAGGTGGAGTCGATGTAGTCGCCTTCgtttgagatggtgatgatgaccgGAAGGCCAGTGGCGCTAGACTCATCGACGGCGATGTTATTCGCGTCGGCTCTCGCAACATCAAGGAGGCTTGACTCGACAAACAACACCTTGGCGCCGGAGTGCTTCAGCAACGTGGACACCATGGCCGCGTCATGCCGTGTGTTCAAGCTGCAGAGGACCGCGCCTGCCATGGGCACCGAGAAGTGTAGCTCGTACATCGCCGGCACGTTCGGGCTAAGAACAGCAACCTGCGCGTTCATGGCGGGGGGTTAGTAGCTTGTTTTGGACTTTTGAGATTGACTATGGCTCGAATGACAAAAAATATTATTCAGTTAATGTTGTTCATTTTTCATTGCACAAATACCAAAGTTGGGTCAGATGGTTT
This genomic stretch from Hordeum vulgare subsp. vulgare chromosome 6H, MorexV3_pseudomolecules_assembly, whole genome shotgun sequence harbors:
- the LOC123402787 gene encoding butanoate--CoA ligase AAE1-like — its product is MLMVLRNKWCNPTTYMQSATHVVRTLNEKEETVERNTYATLVFSMAHYFAACNVEVSMVCASTMWPSWLAESKPGATSYAMRAAPRLLPRRSSGSVHQRRALSFPDRSRRRCASQAAASEEEFEVLDAESGRVRCAANYAPLTPLSFIERAAAVYGDRPAVVYGETWSCTWREVRERCVCVAAALATRFGIARGDVVAVLSPNVPAMYELHFSVPMAGAVLCSLNTRHDAAMVSTLLKHSGAKVLFVESSLLDVARADANNIAVDESSATGLPVIITISNEGDYIDSTYTDYESLMREAPSKFDIRWPRNELDPIALSYTSGTTARPKGVIHSHRGAYLNTIATVLTYNITAMPTYLWTVPMFHANGWNLPWGIAMQGGTNVCLRRSTAKVIFNSISQHKVTHMGGAPTVLNMIVNAAAGDRKPLPVIVHIMTGGAPPPPSILYGIEELGFIVYQMYGLTETGPSTINTWMPEWDTLPMEDIARLKARQGFHHHVGIQDIDVKSPTTMESLPHDGQTIGEVMFRGNTVMSGYYKDINATKESMVQGWLHTGDLAVRHPDGCIQLKDRVKDIIISGGENISSIEVEAVLFSHPAVLEAAVVARPDDHWGETPCAFIKLKTNVTATEIEIINFCREKLPHYMAPKTVVFANLPKSSTGKTQKFILREKARAMGSLDKT